The genomic window CCTTCTTTACCTATCATGACGCCGCGTCATCGGATGAGTGGAATGAAATTGACATCGAGATTATGGGGCGCTACGTGGATGATGTGCAGTTCAATACCATCACACCGGGAGTAACCAACCACGTCCGGCACCAATCGATACCTTTCAATCCTTTCGAGGACTTCCACACCTATGCCATCGAATGGACTCCGTATTACGTGGCCTGGTTTGTGGATGGCCAGGAGGTGGCGCGGCAGACGGGCGAGCATATCCAAACCCTGATCCGGCCCCAGAAGATCATGATGAACACCTGGATCCCAACCTATCCCAATTGGTCCGGAGAGTGGAACCAGGCTATCCTGCCTGTCTTTCATTATTACGACTGGGTCAGCTATGCGAGCTACGATTCCGGCAGCGGCAACACCGGTACAAATAACAATTTCACCCTCCAATGGAAGGATGATTTCCATTCCTGGGACACTGCCAGATGGGCCAAAGCCACGCATACCTGGGAAGGCAACAATGTAGACTTCACACCTGAGAACGTGGTATTGGATAATGGATGCATGATCCTTTGTCTCACAGATAGCGTGAATACAGGCTATATAGACAATAATCCGCCTACGGTGATATGGGCCCGGGCTTCAGGCAGCACGGTAACCGCTCTATTCTCAGAGGATGTTGACAGCATCAGTGCCCTGGATCTCTCACACTATGCTATCCCCGGCGTGTCCATCACTGAGATCGAATTTTATGACCGACGCACGGTGGAGCTGATGGTTTCAGGCTTGAATCCGCAAGGGGACTACCAGTTGACGGTCAGTCAGATCAAGGATCTGGCAGCACCGCAGCCCAATGTACAGACAGGTGTCGTCGTCGATCTGCCCTATGTGCCACCTTTGACGTTCCCCGTACGGCTCAACGTTGGAGGGCAAGCCTACAATGACTTTCTACCCGATCAGCAGTGGGGCTATGATCAGGGATACGGTTACCT from Candidatus Neomarinimicrobiota bacterium includes these protein-coding regions:
- a CDS encoding family 16 glycosylhydrolase, with product MFPGNPFQTRNQLGITWVLRCLLCALIGASCPVSAKDYKGGECRTIAAYTYGRFEVRCKPGRGSGQLASFFTYHDAASSDEWNEIDIEIMGRYVDDVQFNTITPGVTNHVRHQSIPFNPFEDFHTYAIEWTPYYVAWFVDGQEVARQTGEHIQTLIRPQKIMMNTWIPTYPNWSGEWNQAILPVFHYYDWVSYASYDSGSGNTGTNNNFTLQWKDDFHSWDTARWAKATHTWEGNNVDFTPENVVLDNGCMILCLTDSVNTGYIDNNPPTVIWARASGSTVTALFSEDVDSISALDLSHYAIPGVSITEIEFYDRRTVELMVSGLNPQGDYQLTVSQIKDLAAPQPNVQTGVVVDLPYVPPLTFPVRLNVGGQAYNDFLPDQQWGYDQGYGYLDGWSAWWGSASIDAPKNREVYKSAIVGPAKYRVRVPDGRYRITMMFSENEYAELGGRVFDVFIENSLIAGKLDIFSRVGKFRAYDILVDSVEVIDGIIDLHFAAVVGTPVLNGLIIEFQGLSTLPGSADVPCEYQLHQNFPNPFNSSTTISFQLARSSYTSLSVYDLRGRKLQTLLGDWLGPGQHDIACDILLPSGVYFYRLDIGIDGIQYHSETRKMILLK